A region of the Nocardia asteroides genome:
TCGGCACGTCGACGGTGTTCCTGCCGTATGTCCTCGGCGACATCGGGTGGGTGACGCAACAGGCGACGGCGAAAGCCGTGCTGGCCGAGCATTCGGAGCTGGTGGTGGCTTTCGGTGGGTTGTCGCCGAAGAATGCGGCTGTGTCACCGGGTGGCGTGTCGCGGCACAACGCGCGCGGGTGGATCGCGGCGGCGCGGGCGCGGGGCTGCCGCTTCGTGTCGATCAGCCCGCTGCGCGACGACACTGCGCCCGAGGGTGCGGCCGAGTGGATCGCCCCGCTGCCCGGGACCGACGTGGCGATGATGCTGGCGCTTGCCCAGGTGCTGGACGAGGAAGGATTGGCCGATCAGGAGTTTCTGCGCCGGTATGCGGTCGGCTACGAGCGCTTCGCGGAATACCTGCGTGGCGCGGCGGACGGAGTCGTCAAAGATCCGGCGTGGGCGGCGTCGATCACTGGTGTGCCTGCCGAGCGTGTACGGACGCTGGCGCGCGAGATGGCGACCGCGCGCACGCTCGTGACGGTGAGTTGGTCGCTTCAGCGGGCGCGGCACGGTGAGCAGCCGCTGTGGGCGGGGGTCGTGCTGGCGGCGATGCTGGGGCAGATCGGGCTTCCTGGTGGCGGGTTCGGACACGGTTACGGGTCGGTGGCCGGTGTCGGCGAGCCGGCGCGTATGCCGGTGCCGCGATTTCCGCAGGGGCGCAACGGCATCGATATCTTCATCCCGGTCGCGCGGATCGCGGACATGCTGCTCAACCCGGGTGAACCCTATCGCTACAACGGTCAGGACCTGGTGTATCCGGACGTGCGGTTGGTGTACTGGTGCGGTGGTAATCCGTTCCATCACCACCAGGATCTGGCTCGGTTGCGGGCGGCGTTCACGCGCCCGGACACGGTCGTGGTGCACGATGCGTTCTGGACGGCCACCGCGCGGCACGCCGATATCGTGCTGCCGTCGACCATGTCCATCGAGCGCGACGATTACGGTGCGGGCGAGGGCGGCAGCTCCTTCTTTCCGATGAGGGCGCTCACCCGCCCGCGCGCCGAGGCTCGGGACGATTATTCGATCTTCGCCGAGGCGGCCGATCGGCTCGGAGTCGGCACGGAATTCACCGAGGGGCGCTCCGTCGGCCAATGGCTGCGGCATCTGTACGAACAGTGGCGAGCGGGGCAGTCACGGCTGGGCCACGAGCTGCCGGACTTCGACACGTTCTGGACCGGCGAGTGCCTCGAGCTTCCGGTGCCCGACCCGCGGCAGGTACTGGCTGCGGACTTTCGCGCCGACCCGGACCGGTTTCCGCTCACCACACCGAGCGGGAAGATCGAGATCTTCTCCGCGACCATCGATGGCTTCGGGTACGCCGATTGCCCGGGGCATCCGGTGTGGTTGGAACCCGAGGAGTGGCTGGGCGGTCCGGCGGCGAGGCGATATCCGTTGCAGTTGGTGGCGAATCAACCGCGGACCAAGCTGCACAGCCAGCTCGACATGGGTGCGCACAGCCGGTCTGTGAAGATATCCGGGCGGGAACCGATTCGCATGCATCCCTCCGACGCCGCGGCTCGTGGCCTGCGCGCAGGTGAGGTCGTGCGGGTGTTCAACGAGCGAGGCAGTTGTCTGGCCGGATTGCTGGTCGACGACGGGGTGCGGGCTGGTGTGGCGCAGCTGTCCACCGGGGCTTGGTACGACCCGGATCCGGCCGATCCGACGTTCTGCCGCCACGGTAATCCCAACGTGCTCATCGCCGACCGCCCGTCCTCCACGCTGAGCCAGGGCTGCGCCGGGCAGCTCACGCTGGTGGAGATCGAACGCTATGCGGGTCCTCCAGCGGATGTGGAGGTGCTTCGCCCGCCCCGGA
Encoded here:
- a CDS encoding molybdopterin-dependent oxidoreductase → MTHWGAFEADSDGERLMNVRPWRGDPEPTPLIGNIASAQHHPTRIDRPYIRRGWLESGPAPGPRGSEGFVPVSWERALDLLAGELGRVYRQHGPEAVYGGSYGWASAGRFHHAQSQLHRFLNCLGGYVRHVNSYSLGTSTVFLPYVLGDIGWVTQQATAKAVLAEHSELVVAFGGLSPKNAAVSPGGVSRHNARGWIAAARARGCRFVSISPLRDDTAPEGAAEWIAPLPGTDVAMMLALAQVLDEEGLADQEFLRRYAVGYERFAEYLRGAADGVVKDPAWAASITGVPAERVRTLAREMATARTLVTVSWSLQRARHGEQPLWAGVVLAAMLGQIGLPGGGFGHGYGSVAGVGEPARMPVPRFPQGRNGIDIFIPVARIADMLLNPGEPYRYNGQDLVYPDVRLVYWCGGNPFHHHQDLARLRAAFTRPDTVVVHDAFWTATARHADIVLPSTMSIERDDYGAGEGGSSFFPMRALTRPRAEARDDYSIFAEAADRLGVGTEFTEGRSVGQWLRHLYEQWRAGQSRLGHELPDFDTFWTGECLELPVPDPRQVLAADFRADPDRFPLTTPSGKIEIFSATIDGFGYADCPGHPVWLEPEEWLGGPAARRYPLQLVANQPRTKLHSQLDMGAHSRSVKISGREPIRMHPSDAAARGLRAGEVVRVFNERGSCLAGLLVDDGVRAGVAQLSTGAWYDPDPADPTFCRHGNPNVLIADRPSSTLSQGCAGQLTLVEIERYAGPPADVEVLRPPRIGVASES